One Ostrea edulis chromosome 2, xbOstEdul1.1, whole genome shotgun sequence genomic region harbors:
- the LOC125678157 gene encoding GRB2-associated-binding protein 1-like isoform X9 — protein MNKIANVVYSGWMVKSPPEKKFRLTGAWKIFRARWKKRFFVLFKPEGSLPHQYVLNYYGDENCKRLKGVIDLEHCEQIIESLDLELYPFLLAIKTFHKSKERTYFLATDTEEQMTTWVRNLCSVCGLKPEDNPTTDDIPPPVTENPRTSFSVSPDNPQPKPVLVVPPITTQPTIPKSMVRQNSLEDYIPLTNCSSGKNPCRQDSVDSIPDEHAPPPPIKVGHDDIDNEVFHPSTYDTPKRRDRVIDSIYKKPPPRVITPDHNDAQDTYDVPPPTHHSPSSPRSSSSDSQKVDSAYSSQTGLPAYDYLPHSGDQLVHDDVYDVPPSTHPTVHGLLGEVPPARPPPPTKPYNQEPYQNLPTNSRISNFDLDKVVPTHSSLDKHCSSGSYDIPPAKLVYNRPRGSLANGDLKSVSPNSVPPPPHKCSTGVPHSYINAGKGYVQPRVDSENNYLPMEGNKSRNNSDSVYHDMSGGHDPYLDMTPGHQQVEYDTPPARPPRVSPRPSTNHEQDTYTIFSTARTRSFKRHPSSSNSHGTLEKRFVTMDNNDCDSMQTKT, from the exons ATGAACAAAATCGCGAACGTAGTGTATTCGGGCTGGATGGTGAAGTCTCCCCCCGAGAAGAAATTCCGTCTGACTGGAGCGTGGAAAATCTTCCGAGCA CGATGGAAGAAGAGGTTCTTCGTTCTCTTCAAGCCCGAGGGTAGTCTTCCACACCAGTATGTTCTGAACTACTACGGTGACGAGAACTGTAAACGGCTAAAGGGAGTCATCGACCTTGAACACTGTGAACAAATCATAGAATCCCTCGACCTTGAACTCTACCCTTTCCTGCTCGCAATCAAGACCTTCCATAAATCTAAGGAAAGGACATACTTCTTGGCCACAGACACGGAAGAACAGATGACCACGTGGGTTCGCAATCTGTGTAGTGTGTGCGGACTAAAGCCGGAGGACAACCCCACCA CTGATGACATCCCCCCACCAGTTACAGAGAACCCTAGAACCAGTTTCTCCGTGTCACCAGACAACCCACAACCGAAACCAGTGTTGGTGGTGCCCCCTATCACCACACAACCAACGATACCAAAGTCCATGGTAAGGCAGAATTCACTGGAGGATTACATCCCTCTCACAAACTGCAGCTCAGGGAAAAACCCATGCCGACAGGACAGTGTAGATAGCATACCGGACGAACACGCACCTCCCCCACCGATCAAAGTAGGGCACGATGATATAGACAATGAAGTATTTCACCCGTCAACTTACGACACGCCAAAACGCCGCGATCGAGTGATAGACAGTATATACAAGAAGCCACCTCCCAGGGTTATCACCCCTGATCACAATGACGCTCAGGACACTTACGACGTTCCCCCACCCACTCACCACAGCCCCAGTTCACCTCGCTCAAGCAGCAGTGACAGTCAAAAGGTAGACTCTGCATACTCCTCACAAACTGGTCTCCCTGCCTACGATTACCTACCGCACAGCGGGGACCAGTTAGTGCATGATGATGTGTATGATGTGCCTCCTTCGACTCACCCCACTGTGCACGGGCTGCTGGGGGAGGTACCCCCTGCACGTCCCCCACCTCCCACCAAGCCCTACAATCAAGAACCATACCAGAACCTCCCCACAAACAGCCGCATTTCTAACTTTGATTTGGACAAAGTGGTGCCCACGCATTCTTCTTTGGATAAACATTGTTCTAGTGGATCATATGATATTCCGCCGGCAAAACTCGTCTACAACAGACCCAGGGGTTCCTTAGCAAATGGGGATCTTAAGAGTGTGTCCCCAAATAGTGTTCCTCCCCCACCACACAAGTGTTCAACAGGTGTGCCTCACAGTTATATAAATGCTGGTAAGGGTTATGTGCAGCCCCGAGTGGACAGTGAAAACAATTATCTCCCGATGGAGGGAAACAAGTCTCGCAATAACTCGGACAGTGTGTACCATGATATGTCTGGGGGTCACGACCCCTATCTTGATATGACCCCAGGTCATCAACAGGTGGAGTATGACACACCCCCAGCACGACCCCCCAGGGTGTCTCCACGACCATCCACTAACCATG AGCAGGACACGTACACTATATTTAGTACTGCTCGGACCAGGAGTTTTAAACGTCATCCAAGTTCCAGTAATTCACATGGCACACTTGAGAAAAGGTTTGTCACGATGGACAACAATGACTGTGACAGTATGCAGACTAAAACAT GA
- the LOC125678157 gene encoding GRB2-associated-binding protein 1-like isoform X2 has translation MNKIANVVYSGWMVKSPPEKKFRLTGAWKIFRAFSPDVMDTTRWKKRFFVLFKPEGSLPHQYVLNYYGDENCKRLKGVIDLEHCEQIIESLDLELYPFLLAIKTFHKSKERTYFLATDTEEQMTTWVRNLCSVCGLKPEDNPTTDDIPPPVTENPRTSFSVSPDNPQPKPVLVVPPITTQPTIPKSMVRQNSLEDYIPLTNCSSGKNPCRQDSVDSIPDEHAPPPPIKVGHDDIDNEVFHPSTYDTPKRRDRVIDSIYKKPPPRVITPDHNDAQDTYDVPPPTHHSPSSPRSSSSDSQKVDSAYSSQTGLPAYDYLPHSGDQLVHDDVYDVPPSTHPTVHGLLGEVPPARPPPPTKPYNQEPYQNLPTNSRISNFDLDKVVPTHSSLDKHCSSGSYDIPPAKLVYNRPRGSLANGDLKSVSPNSVPPPPHKCSTGVPHSYINAGKGYVQPRVDSENNYLPMEGNKSRNNSDSVYHDMSGGHDPYLDMTPGHQQVEYDTPPARPPRVSPRPSTNHEQDTYTIFSTARTRSFKRHPSSSNSHGTLEKRFVTMDNNDCDSMQTKTYTKCADALSLQDVLMFSF, from the exons ATGAACAAAATCGCGAACGTAGTGTATTCGGGCTGGATGGTGAAGTCTCCCCCCGAGAAGAAATTCCGTCTGACTGGAGCGTGGAAAATCTTCCGAGCA TTCTCACCCGATGTGATGGACACCACC CGATGGAAGAAGAGGTTCTTCGTTCTCTTCAAGCCCGAGGGTAGTCTTCCACACCAGTATGTTCTGAACTACTACGGTGACGAGAACTGTAAACGGCTAAAGGGAGTCATCGACCTTGAACACTGTGAACAAATCATAGAATCCCTCGACCTTGAACTCTACCCTTTCCTGCTCGCAATCAAGACCTTCCATAAATCTAAGGAAAGGACATACTTCTTGGCCACAGACACGGAAGAACAGATGACCACGTGGGTTCGCAATCTGTGTAGTGTGTGCGGACTAAAGCCGGAGGACAACCCCACCA CTGATGACATCCCCCCACCAGTTACAGAGAACCCTAGAACCAGTTTCTCCGTGTCACCAGACAACCCACAACCGAAACCAGTGTTGGTGGTGCCCCCTATCACCACACAACCAACGATACCAAAGTCCATGGTAAGGCAGAATTCACTGGAGGATTACATCCCTCTCACAAACTGCAGCTCAGGGAAAAACCCATGCCGACAGGACAGTGTAGATAGCATACCGGACGAACACGCACCTCCCCCACCGATCAAAGTAGGGCACGATGATATAGACAATGAAGTATTTCACCCGTCAACTTACGACACGCCAAAACGCCGCGATCGAGTGATAGACAGTATATACAAGAAGCCACCTCCCAGGGTTATCACCCCTGATCACAATGACGCTCAGGACACTTACGACGTTCCCCCACCCACTCACCACAGCCCCAGTTCACCTCGCTCAAGCAGCAGTGACAGTCAAAAGGTAGACTCTGCATACTCCTCACAAACTGGTCTCCCTGCCTACGATTACCTACCGCACAGCGGGGACCAGTTAGTGCATGATGATGTGTATGATGTGCCTCCTTCGACTCACCCCACTGTGCACGGGCTGCTGGGGGAGGTACCCCCTGCACGTCCCCCACCTCCCACCAAGCCCTACAATCAAGAACCATACCAGAACCTCCCCACAAACAGCCGCATTTCTAACTTTGATTTGGACAAAGTGGTGCCCACGCATTCTTCTTTGGATAAACATTGTTCTAGTGGATCATATGATATTCCGCCGGCAAAACTCGTCTACAACAGACCCAGGGGTTCCTTAGCAAATGGGGATCTTAAGAGTGTGTCCCCAAATAGTGTTCCTCCCCCACCACACAAGTGTTCAACAGGTGTGCCTCACAGTTATATAAATGCTGGTAAGGGTTATGTGCAGCCCCGAGTGGACAGTGAAAACAATTATCTCCCGATGGAGGGAAACAAGTCTCGCAATAACTCGGACAGTGTGTACCATGATATGTCTGGGGGTCACGACCCCTATCTTGATATGACCCCAGGTCATCAACAGGTGGAGTATGACACACCCCCAGCACGACCCCCCAGGGTGTCTCCACGACCATCCACTAACCATG AGCAGGACACGTACACTATATTTAGTACTGCTCGGACCAGGAGTTTTAAACGTCATCCAAGTTCCAGTAATTCACATGGCACACTTGAGAAAAGGTTTGTCACGATGGACAACAATGACTGTGACAGTATGCAGACTAAAACAT ATACAAAATGTGCTGATGCTTTAAGTTTACAGGATGTGCTAATGTTTTCTTTCTGA
- the LOC125678157 gene encoding GRB2-associated-binding protein 1-like isoform X8 yields MNKIANVVYSGWMVKSPPEKKFRLTGAWKIFRAFSPDVMDTTRWKKRFFVLFKPEGSLPHQYVLNYYGDENCKRLKGVIDLEHCEQIIESLDLELYPFLLAIKTFHKSKERTYFLATDTEEQMTTWVRNLCSVCGLKPEDNPTTDDIPPPVTENPRTSFSVSPDNPQPKPVLVVPPITTQPTIPKSMVRQNSLEDYIPLTNCSSGKNPCRQDSVDSIPDEHAPPPPIKVGHDDIDNEVFHPSTYDTPKRRDRVIDSIYKKPPPRVITPDHNDAQDTYDVPPPTHHSPSSPRSSSSDSQKVDSAYSSQTGLPAYDYLPHSGDQLVHDDVYDVPPSTHPTVHGLLGEVPPARPPPPTKPYNQEPYQNLPTNSRISNFDLDKVVPTHSSLDKHCSSGSYDIPPAKLVYNRPRGSLANGDLKSVSPNSVPPPPHKCSTGVPHSYINAGKGYVQPRVDSENNYLPMEGNKSRNNSDSVYHDMSGGHDPYLDMTPGHQQVEYDTPPARPPRVSPRPSTNHDEGDTTPTNFRYNFECNTAYCALWFFFFFLHWHCCCDDYN; encoded by the exons ATGAACAAAATCGCGAACGTAGTGTATTCGGGCTGGATGGTGAAGTCTCCCCCCGAGAAGAAATTCCGTCTGACTGGAGCGTGGAAAATCTTCCGAGCA TTCTCACCCGATGTGATGGACACCACC CGATGGAAGAAGAGGTTCTTCGTTCTCTTCAAGCCCGAGGGTAGTCTTCCACACCAGTATGTTCTGAACTACTACGGTGACGAGAACTGTAAACGGCTAAAGGGAGTCATCGACCTTGAACACTGTGAACAAATCATAGAATCCCTCGACCTTGAACTCTACCCTTTCCTGCTCGCAATCAAGACCTTCCATAAATCTAAGGAAAGGACATACTTCTTGGCCACAGACACGGAAGAACAGATGACCACGTGGGTTCGCAATCTGTGTAGTGTGTGCGGACTAAAGCCGGAGGACAACCCCACCA CTGATGACATCCCCCCACCAGTTACAGAGAACCCTAGAACCAGTTTCTCCGTGTCACCAGACAACCCACAACCGAAACCAGTGTTGGTGGTGCCCCCTATCACCACACAACCAACGATACCAAAGTCCATGGTAAGGCAGAATTCACTGGAGGATTACATCCCTCTCACAAACTGCAGCTCAGGGAAAAACCCATGCCGACAGGACAGTGTAGATAGCATACCGGACGAACACGCACCTCCCCCACCGATCAAAGTAGGGCACGATGATATAGACAATGAAGTATTTCACCCGTCAACTTACGACACGCCAAAACGCCGCGATCGAGTGATAGACAGTATATACAAGAAGCCACCTCCCAGGGTTATCACCCCTGATCACAATGACGCTCAGGACACTTACGACGTTCCCCCACCCACTCACCACAGCCCCAGTTCACCTCGCTCAAGCAGCAGTGACAGTCAAAAGGTAGACTCTGCATACTCCTCACAAACTGGTCTCCCTGCCTACGATTACCTACCGCACAGCGGGGACCAGTTAGTGCATGATGATGTGTATGATGTGCCTCCTTCGACTCACCCCACTGTGCACGGGCTGCTGGGGGAGGTACCCCCTGCACGTCCCCCACCTCCCACCAAGCCCTACAATCAAGAACCATACCAGAACCTCCCCACAAACAGCCGCATTTCTAACTTTGATTTGGACAAAGTGGTGCCCACGCATTCTTCTTTGGATAAACATTGTTCTAGTGGATCATATGATATTCCGCCGGCAAAACTCGTCTACAACAGACCCAGGGGTTCCTTAGCAAATGGGGATCTTAAGAGTGTGTCCCCAAATAGTGTTCCTCCCCCACCACACAAGTGTTCAACAGGTGTGCCTCACAGTTATATAAATGCTGGTAAGGGTTATGTGCAGCCCCGAGTGGACAGTGAAAACAATTATCTCCCGATGGAGGGAAACAAGTCTCGCAATAACTCGGACAGTGTGTACCATGATATGTCTGGGGGTCACGACCCCTATCTTGATATGACCCCAGGTCATCAACAGGTGGAGTATGACACACCCCCAGCACGACCCCCCAGGGTGTCTCCACGACCATCCACTAACCATG ATGAAGGGGACACAACACCTACAAACTTTAGGTACAATTTCGAGTGTAATACTGCATATTGTGcactttggtttttttttttttttttacactggcATTGCTGTTGTGATGAttacaattga
- the LOC125678157 gene encoding GRB2-associated-binding protein 1-like isoform X5, translating into MNKIANVVYSGWMVKSPPEKKFRLTGAWKIFRAFSPDVMDTTRWKKRFFVLFKPEGSLPHQYVLNYYGDENCKRLKGVIDLEHCEQIIESLDLELYPFLLAIKTFHKSKERTYFLATDTEEQMTTWVRNLCSVCGLKPEDNPTTDDIPPPVTENPRTSFSVSPDNPQPKPVLVVPPITTQPTIPKSMVRQNSLEDYIPLTNCSSGKNPCRQDSVDSIPDEHAPPPPIKVGHDDIDNEVFHPSTYDTPKRRDRVIDSIYKKPPPRVITPDHNDAQDTYDVPPPTHHSPSSPRSSSSDSQKVDSAYSSQTGLPAYDYLPHSGDQLVHDDVYDVPPSTHPTVHGLLGEVPPARPPPPTKPYNQEPYQNLPTNSRISNFDLDKVVPTHSSLDKHCSSGSYDIPPAKLVYNRPRGSLANGDLKSVSPNSVPPPPHKCSTGVPHSYINAGKGYVQPRVDSENNYLPMEGNKSRNNSDSVYHDMSGGHDPYLDMTPGHQQVEYDTPPARPPRVSPRPSTNHEQDTYTIFSTARTRSFKRHPSSSNSHGTLEKRFVTMDNNDCDSMQTKT; encoded by the exons ATGAACAAAATCGCGAACGTAGTGTATTCGGGCTGGATGGTGAAGTCTCCCCCCGAGAAGAAATTCCGTCTGACTGGAGCGTGGAAAATCTTCCGAGCA TTCTCACCCGATGTGATGGACACCACC CGATGGAAGAAGAGGTTCTTCGTTCTCTTCAAGCCCGAGGGTAGTCTTCCACACCAGTATGTTCTGAACTACTACGGTGACGAGAACTGTAAACGGCTAAAGGGAGTCATCGACCTTGAACACTGTGAACAAATCATAGAATCCCTCGACCTTGAACTCTACCCTTTCCTGCTCGCAATCAAGACCTTCCATAAATCTAAGGAAAGGACATACTTCTTGGCCACAGACACGGAAGAACAGATGACCACGTGGGTTCGCAATCTGTGTAGTGTGTGCGGACTAAAGCCGGAGGACAACCCCACCA CTGATGACATCCCCCCACCAGTTACAGAGAACCCTAGAACCAGTTTCTCCGTGTCACCAGACAACCCACAACCGAAACCAGTGTTGGTGGTGCCCCCTATCACCACACAACCAACGATACCAAAGTCCATGGTAAGGCAGAATTCACTGGAGGATTACATCCCTCTCACAAACTGCAGCTCAGGGAAAAACCCATGCCGACAGGACAGTGTAGATAGCATACCGGACGAACACGCACCTCCCCCACCGATCAAAGTAGGGCACGATGATATAGACAATGAAGTATTTCACCCGTCAACTTACGACACGCCAAAACGCCGCGATCGAGTGATAGACAGTATATACAAGAAGCCACCTCCCAGGGTTATCACCCCTGATCACAATGACGCTCAGGACACTTACGACGTTCCCCCACCCACTCACCACAGCCCCAGTTCACCTCGCTCAAGCAGCAGTGACAGTCAAAAGGTAGACTCTGCATACTCCTCACAAACTGGTCTCCCTGCCTACGATTACCTACCGCACAGCGGGGACCAGTTAGTGCATGATGATGTGTATGATGTGCCTCCTTCGACTCACCCCACTGTGCACGGGCTGCTGGGGGAGGTACCCCCTGCACGTCCCCCACCTCCCACCAAGCCCTACAATCAAGAACCATACCAGAACCTCCCCACAAACAGCCGCATTTCTAACTTTGATTTGGACAAAGTGGTGCCCACGCATTCTTCTTTGGATAAACATTGTTCTAGTGGATCATATGATATTCCGCCGGCAAAACTCGTCTACAACAGACCCAGGGGTTCCTTAGCAAATGGGGATCTTAAGAGTGTGTCCCCAAATAGTGTTCCTCCCCCACCACACAAGTGTTCAACAGGTGTGCCTCACAGTTATATAAATGCTGGTAAGGGTTATGTGCAGCCCCGAGTGGACAGTGAAAACAATTATCTCCCGATGGAGGGAAACAAGTCTCGCAATAACTCGGACAGTGTGTACCATGATATGTCTGGGGGTCACGACCCCTATCTTGATATGACCCCAGGTCATCAACAGGTGGAGTATGACACACCCCCAGCACGACCCCCCAGGGTGTCTCCACGACCATCCACTAACCATG AGCAGGACACGTACACTATATTTAGTACTGCTCGGACCAGGAGTTTTAAACGTCATCCAAGTTCCAGTAATTCACATGGCACACTTGAGAAAAGGTTTGTCACGATGGACAACAATGACTGTGACAGTATGCAGACTAAAACAT GA
- the LOC125678157 gene encoding GRB2-associated-binding protein 1-like isoform X4 has translation MNKIANVVYSGWMVKSPPEKKFRLTGAWKIFRARWKKRFFVLFKPEGSLPHQYVLNYYGDENCKRLKGVIDLEHCEQIIESLDLELYPFLLAIKTFHKSKERTYFLATDTEEQMTTWVRNLCSVCGLKPEDNPTTDDIPPPVTENPRTSFSVSPDNPQPKPVLVVPPITTQPTIPKSMVRQNSLEDYIPLTNCSSGKNPCRQDSVDSIPDEHAPPPPIKVGHDDIDNEVFHPSTYDTPKRRDRVIDSIYKKPPPRVITPDHNDAQDTYDVPPPTHHSPSSPRSSSSDSQKVDSAYSSQTGLPAYDYLPHSGDQLVHDDVYDVPPSTHPTVHGLLGEVPPARPPPPTKPYNQEPYQNLPTNSRISNFDLDKVVPTHSSLDKHCSSGSYDIPPAKLVYNRPRGSLANGDLKSVSPNSVPPPPHKCSTGVPHSYINAGKGYVQPRVDSENNYLPMEGNKSRNNSDSVYHDMSGGHDPYLDMTPGHQQVEYDTPPARPPRVSPRPSTNHEQDTYTIFSTARTRSFKRHPSSSNSHGTLEKRFVTMDNNDCDSMQTKTYTKCADALSLQDVLMFSF, from the exons ATGAACAAAATCGCGAACGTAGTGTATTCGGGCTGGATGGTGAAGTCTCCCCCCGAGAAGAAATTCCGTCTGACTGGAGCGTGGAAAATCTTCCGAGCA CGATGGAAGAAGAGGTTCTTCGTTCTCTTCAAGCCCGAGGGTAGTCTTCCACACCAGTATGTTCTGAACTACTACGGTGACGAGAACTGTAAACGGCTAAAGGGAGTCATCGACCTTGAACACTGTGAACAAATCATAGAATCCCTCGACCTTGAACTCTACCCTTTCCTGCTCGCAATCAAGACCTTCCATAAATCTAAGGAAAGGACATACTTCTTGGCCACAGACACGGAAGAACAGATGACCACGTGGGTTCGCAATCTGTGTAGTGTGTGCGGACTAAAGCCGGAGGACAACCCCACCA CTGATGACATCCCCCCACCAGTTACAGAGAACCCTAGAACCAGTTTCTCCGTGTCACCAGACAACCCACAACCGAAACCAGTGTTGGTGGTGCCCCCTATCACCACACAACCAACGATACCAAAGTCCATGGTAAGGCAGAATTCACTGGAGGATTACATCCCTCTCACAAACTGCAGCTCAGGGAAAAACCCATGCCGACAGGACAGTGTAGATAGCATACCGGACGAACACGCACCTCCCCCACCGATCAAAGTAGGGCACGATGATATAGACAATGAAGTATTTCACCCGTCAACTTACGACACGCCAAAACGCCGCGATCGAGTGATAGACAGTATATACAAGAAGCCACCTCCCAGGGTTATCACCCCTGATCACAATGACGCTCAGGACACTTACGACGTTCCCCCACCCACTCACCACAGCCCCAGTTCACCTCGCTCAAGCAGCAGTGACAGTCAAAAGGTAGACTCTGCATACTCCTCACAAACTGGTCTCCCTGCCTACGATTACCTACCGCACAGCGGGGACCAGTTAGTGCATGATGATGTGTATGATGTGCCTCCTTCGACTCACCCCACTGTGCACGGGCTGCTGGGGGAGGTACCCCCTGCACGTCCCCCACCTCCCACCAAGCCCTACAATCAAGAACCATACCAGAACCTCCCCACAAACAGCCGCATTTCTAACTTTGATTTGGACAAAGTGGTGCCCACGCATTCTTCTTTGGATAAACATTGTTCTAGTGGATCATATGATATTCCGCCGGCAAAACTCGTCTACAACAGACCCAGGGGTTCCTTAGCAAATGGGGATCTTAAGAGTGTGTCCCCAAATAGTGTTCCTCCCCCACCACACAAGTGTTCAACAGGTGTGCCTCACAGTTATATAAATGCTGGTAAGGGTTATGTGCAGCCCCGAGTGGACAGTGAAAACAATTATCTCCCGATGGAGGGAAACAAGTCTCGCAATAACTCGGACAGTGTGTACCATGATATGTCTGGGGGTCACGACCCCTATCTTGATATGACCCCAGGTCATCAACAGGTGGAGTATGACACACCCCCAGCACGACCCCCCAGGGTGTCTCCACGACCATCCACTAACCATG AGCAGGACACGTACACTATATTTAGTACTGCTCGGACCAGGAGTTTTAAACGTCATCCAAGTTCCAGTAATTCACATGGCACACTTGAGAAAAGGTTTGTCACGATGGACAACAATGACTGTGACAGTATGCAGACTAAAACAT ATACAAAATGTGCTGATGCTTTAAGTTTACAGGATGTGCTAATGTTTTCTTTCTGA
- the LOC125678157 gene encoding GRB2-associated-binding protein 1-like isoform X1, translated as MNKIANVVYSGWMVKSPPEKKFRLTGAWKIFRAFSPDVMDTTRWKKRFFVLFKPEGSLPHQYVLNYYGDENCKRLKGVIDLEHCEQIIESLDLELYPFLLAIKTFHKSKERTYFLATDTEEQMTTWVRNLCSVCGLKPEDNPTSESAFTDDIPPPVTENPRTSFSVSPDNPQPKPVLVVPPITTQPTIPKSMVRQNSLEDYIPLTNCSSGKNPCRQDSVDSIPDEHAPPPPIKVGHDDIDNEVFHPSTYDTPKRRDRVIDSIYKKPPPRVITPDHNDAQDTYDVPPPTHHSPSSPRSSSSDSQKVDSAYSSQTGLPAYDYLPHSGDQLVHDDVYDVPPSTHPTVHGLLGEVPPARPPPPTKPYNQEPYQNLPTNSRISNFDLDKVVPTHSSLDKHCSSGSYDIPPAKLVYNRPRGSLANGDLKSVSPNSVPPPPHKCSTGVPHSYINAGKGYVQPRVDSENNYLPMEGNKSRNNSDSVYHDMSGGHDPYLDMTPGHQQVEYDTPPARPPRVSPRPSTNHEQDTYTIFSTARTRSFKRHPSSSNSHGTLEKRFVTMDNNDCDSMQTKTYTKCADALSLQDVLMFSF; from the exons ATGAACAAAATCGCGAACGTAGTGTATTCGGGCTGGATGGTGAAGTCTCCCCCCGAGAAGAAATTCCGTCTGACTGGAGCGTGGAAAATCTTCCGAGCA TTCTCACCCGATGTGATGGACACCACC CGATGGAAGAAGAGGTTCTTCGTTCTCTTCAAGCCCGAGGGTAGTCTTCCACACCAGTATGTTCTGAACTACTACGGTGACGAGAACTGTAAACGGCTAAAGGGAGTCATCGACCTTGAACACTGTGAACAAATCATAGAATCCCTCGACCTTGAACTCTACCCTTTCCTGCTCGCAATCAAGACCTTCCATAAATCTAAGGAAAGGACATACTTCTTGGCCACAGACACGGAAGAACAGATGACCACGTGGGTTCGCAATCTGTGTAGTGTGTGCGGACTAAAGCCGGAGGACAACCCCACCAGTGAGTCTGCATTTA CTGATGACATCCCCCCACCAGTTACAGAGAACCCTAGAACCAGTTTCTCCGTGTCACCAGACAACCCACAACCGAAACCAGTGTTGGTGGTGCCCCCTATCACCACACAACCAACGATACCAAAGTCCATGGTAAGGCAGAATTCACTGGAGGATTACATCCCTCTCACAAACTGCAGCTCAGGGAAAAACCCATGCCGACAGGACAGTGTAGATAGCATACCGGACGAACACGCACCTCCCCCACCGATCAAAGTAGGGCACGATGATATAGACAATGAAGTATTTCACCCGTCAACTTACGACACGCCAAAACGCCGCGATCGAGTGATAGACAGTATATACAAGAAGCCACCTCCCAGGGTTATCACCCCTGATCACAATGACGCTCAGGACACTTACGACGTTCCCCCACCCACTCACCACAGCCCCAGTTCACCTCGCTCAAGCAGCAGTGACAGTCAAAAGGTAGACTCTGCATACTCCTCACAAACTGGTCTCCCTGCCTACGATTACCTACCGCACAGCGGGGACCAGTTAGTGCATGATGATGTGTATGATGTGCCTCCTTCGACTCACCCCACTGTGCACGGGCTGCTGGGGGAGGTACCCCCTGCACGTCCCCCACCTCCCACCAAGCCCTACAATCAAGAACCATACCAGAACCTCCCCACAAACAGCCGCATTTCTAACTTTGATTTGGACAAAGTGGTGCCCACGCATTCTTCTTTGGATAAACATTGTTCTAGTGGATCATATGATATTCCGCCGGCAAAACTCGTCTACAACAGACCCAGGGGTTCCTTAGCAAATGGGGATCTTAAGAGTGTGTCCCCAAATAGTGTTCCTCCCCCACCACACAAGTGTTCAACAGGTGTGCCTCACAGTTATATAAATGCTGGTAAGGGTTATGTGCAGCCCCGAGTGGACAGTGAAAACAATTATCTCCCGATGGAGGGAAACAAGTCTCGCAATAACTCGGACAGTGTGTACCATGATATGTCTGGGGGTCACGACCCCTATCTTGATATGACCCCAGGTCATCAACAGGTGGAGTATGACACACCCCCAGCACGACCCCCCAGGGTGTCTCCACGACCATCCACTAACCATG AGCAGGACACGTACACTATATTTAGTACTGCTCGGACCAGGAGTTTTAAACGTCATCCAAGTTCCAGTAATTCACATGGCACACTTGAGAAAAGGTTTGTCACGATGGACAACAATGACTGTGACAGTATGCAGACTAAAACAT ATACAAAATGTGCTGATGCTTTAAGTTTACAGGATGTGCTAATGTTTTCTTTCTGA